One Klebsiella quasipneumoniae subsp. quasipneumoniae genomic window carries:
- a CDS encoding conjugal transfer protein TraS: MITNKLLIEEVEELKNLLSQGKAEIPSFWECLWPGVVLVVWNMLCAVISVDAVYLSGKYIFHVLVFPVGVSIIMLLGIASSRSLFLSVPKSFREKSNIYRFFSKKVLIYAVVYMAVIMLLAICNRVVYDTPFSFAFMVILTSVFFGFVMNLDFGRYQLSLLTSAINSFRAEKLGG, translated from the coding sequence ATGATTACGAACAAACTACTTATTGAGGAAGTGGAGGAGCTGAAAAATCTACTTTCACAAGGGAAGGCTGAAATTCCATCTTTTTGGGAGTGCCTTTGGCCAGGCGTAGTGTTAGTTGTGTGGAATATGCTTTGCGCTGTAATTAGTGTGGATGCTGTTTATTTGTCCGGAAAGTATATATTTCATGTTTTGGTTTTTCCTGTCGGGGTCAGTATCATTATGCTCCTGGGTATTGCCAGTTCACGCTCTCTCTTTTTGTCAGTTCCTAAAAGCTTTAGAGAAAAATCGAATATATATCGCTTTTTTTCTAAGAAGGTTTTGATTTATGCTGTTGTGTACATGGCAGTGATTATGTTATTAGCTATTTGTAATAGAGTGGTTTATGACACGCCGTTTTCTTTTGCATTTATGGTTATTTTAACGTCTGTTTTTTTTGGTTTTGTCATGAATCTAGATTTTGGACGCTATCAGCTATCATTGCTCACCTCTGCAATAAACTCTTTCCGAGCGGAAAAGTTGGGGGGGTAA
- the traG gene encoding conjugal transfer mating-pair stabilization protein TraG: MLEIYAIAGGDWLRGNLNAIAAFMGTSTWSTIEKMCIAISVLIVAGNWVKKHNVMDLIGWVFSLTLVSMLVVIRTPVQIIDYSNVAQVYEVDNVPIGLAIPASLTTRVGNALIQSYEMVFALPDSVTYSKTGMLFGSNLVAKSTDFLSQNPQITTLFSDYVQNCVMGDIFLNHKYSFEELLNSPDPYTLIFANPSPLRGVFDKNNQFQTCEEASRDLKSALALDTQTGGKTWNYYVRQLFGGKPNPDLLFSQMIGDSYNYFYSSGQSAGQIIRQNVTMNALRSGIQSYAARSGDTASLVNMANTSSLEKQRLAQATMGHQALRTLPLMQTVIMGIMIGMFPIMVMAAMFNMMTLQVLKGYVFALIWLQTWPLLFAILNSAMAYYAKQNGVPVVLSELSQVQLKNSDIATTAGYIAVMIPPLSWGIVKSMGAAFSSAYSHFSSSGLSATSQAASGVVDGNYSFANMQMENVSGYSWGTNSTTSFGQMSRQLANGGISTQTRDGSMVWDSSGAMSKLPVDINVGRQIASAQQQMAREADVQAESALHGYNSSVTSAWNSLQQFGTNKGNSASTTTGADTTESSQDSMARSKMWNAVVANAKANNISNEESFQQLMDDSAKSTQGVDLYGSGKWSSGDQLFGKLGKWGTGLSAEAGVKGSAGWTHSSGNTDNVGTSGRESNDSRHDTSSQAAKDFNEASDYFTSRKTTTSGNITDNNASSRVDQFAASLSSAKNSYDQYTSSRTRSHEYSEMASRTESMTGQMNENLTQQFANFVQHRAPQDAEAILTNTSSPEIAAQREALAREFVKEQVEPRVDAAYQQGRESIGQNMAGVSGGGDNGSVMADYRQNSGRIDAMTQDAGIKDNVDQKVGGMITENKQQQQETRENIQRQGAEVKNENTEMEKDHKTKANEFKGDYNERKSKVKSLPGADSPTELEAKAAKIQKDYLDGKR, from the coding sequence ATGCTTGAGATATATGCCATTGCTGGCGGCGACTGGTTACGGGGCAACCTGAACGCGATTGCGGCGTTTATGGGGACCAGCACATGGTCGACTATAGAAAAGATGTGTATCGCCATCTCGGTACTCATTGTGGCGGGGAACTGGGTAAAAAAACACAACGTAATGGACCTTATTGGCTGGGTCTTTTCCCTCACCCTGGTCTCTATGCTGGTTGTCATTCGTACCCCTGTGCAGATCATCGATTACAGTAACGTTGCGCAGGTCTATGAAGTCGATAATGTGCCTATTGGTCTGGCGATTCCGGCGTCGCTGACAACACGGGTAGGAAACGCGCTTATCCAGAGTTATGAGATGGTCTTCGCTCTGCCGGACAGTGTCACGTACAGTAAAACGGGGATGTTATTTGGCAGTAATCTGGTCGCGAAAAGTACGGATTTTTTGTCACAAAATCCTCAGATTACGACGCTGTTTTCCGATTACGTACAAAACTGTGTGATGGGCGATATTTTCCTCAATCATAAGTACTCTTTTGAGGAATTACTGAATTCACCTGATCCGTATACCCTGATTTTTGCAAACCCGAGTCCACTGCGTGGCGTGTTTGACAAAAACAACCAGTTCCAGACATGCGAGGAGGCCTCACGGGATCTGAAATCGGCTCTCGCGCTGGATACTCAGACAGGCGGTAAAACCTGGAACTACTATGTTCGTCAGCTGTTTGGCGGCAAACCTAATCCCGATCTGCTTTTCAGCCAGATGATTGGCGACAGCTACAATTACTTCTACAGCTCGGGACAGAGCGCCGGGCAGATTATCCGCCAGAACGTCACGATGAACGCCCTGCGCAGTGGGATCCAGAGTTATGCGGCCCGCAGCGGGGACACCGCCAGTCTGGTCAATATGGCTAACACATCATCCCTTGAAAAGCAGCGGCTGGCACAGGCCACAATGGGGCACCAGGCGCTTCGCACACTTCCGCTGATGCAGACCGTTATCATGGGGATAATGATTGGGATGTTCCCGATCATGGTGATGGCCGCCATGTTTAATATGATGACTCTGCAGGTGCTAAAGGGGTATGTGTTTGCGCTTATCTGGCTGCAGACGTGGCCATTACTGTTCGCCATCCTGAACAGCGCAATGGCCTACTATGCGAAGCAAAATGGCGTCCCAGTCGTTCTCTCTGAGTTGTCGCAGGTTCAGCTCAAAAACTCGGATATTGCGACCACCGCGGGCTATATTGCCGTGATGATACCGCCTTTGTCGTGGGGGATCGTGAAGAGCATGGGAGCAGCCTTCTCCAGTGCCTACAGCCATTTTTCTTCATCGGGGCTCAGTGCAACATCGCAGGCTGCCTCCGGCGTGGTGGACGGCAATTACTCTTTCGCCAACATGCAGATGGAGAACGTCAGCGGCTACAGCTGGGGTACCAACAGTACAACCAGTTTCGGACAGATGTCACGGCAGCTGGCGAATGGGGGCATTAGCACGCAGACGAGGGATGGATCGATGGTCTGGGACAGTAGTGGTGCAATGTCAAAACTGCCGGTGGATATCAACGTCGGTCGTCAGATAGCCAGTGCGCAGCAACAGATGGCCCGTGAGGCTGATGTCCAGGCCGAAAGCGCGCTGCATGGCTATAACAGCAGCGTGACAAGTGCATGGAATAGTCTGCAGCAATTTGGTACCAATAAAGGGAACAGCGCCTCAACAACGACCGGAGCTGATACTACCGAGTCTTCGCAGGACTCGATGGCCAGAAGCAAGATGTGGAATGCGGTTGTTGCTAATGCGAAAGCCAACAACATCAGTAATGAGGAGTCTTTCCAGCAGTTGATGGATGATTCAGCTAAAAGTACGCAGGGCGTTGATTTATACGGATCTGGTAAGTGGAGTTCAGGGGATCAGCTGTTTGGTAAGCTAGGTAAATGGGGAACTGGGTTATCTGCTGAGGCCGGAGTTAAAGGCAGTGCGGGTTGGACCCACAGCTCGGGTAACACAGATAATGTTGGCACTTCCGGTCGTGAATCGAATGACAGCCGACATGATACCAGTAGTCAGGCGGCCAAAGACTTTAATGAAGCATCCGATTACTTTACCAGCCGCAAAACCACCACATCGGGCAACATTACCGATAATAATGCCAGCTCGCGTGTTGACCAGTTTGCCGCGTCACTCTCCAGTGCCAAAAACAGCTATGACCAGTATACAAGCAGCCGGACACGCAGCCATGAGTACAGTGAGATGGCGTCACGCACAGAGAGCATGACTGGCCAGATGAACGAAAACCTGACTCAGCAGTTTGCGAACTTTGTTCAGCATCGTGCTCCACAGGATGCCGAGGCCATTCTGACCAATACCAGTTCTCCTGAAATTGCGGCGCAGCGTGAAGCCCTGGCGCGTGAATTCGTCAAAGAGCAGGTAGAACCCAGGGTTGATGCTGCGTATCAACAGGGTCGTGAAAGCATTGGACAGAATATGGCTGGGGTGTCAGGTGGTGGTGACAATGGATCGGTAATGGCCGACTACCGACAAAATTCTGGTCGTATCGATGCTATGACGCAAGATGCGGGTATTAAGGATAATGTGGATCAGAAAGTTGGTGGGATGATTACAGAGAATAAACAACAGCAGCAGGAAACCCGCGAAAACATACAACGGCAAGGCGCAGAGGTGAAAAATGAGAATACTGAAATGGAAAAGGACCATAAAACAAAAGCAAATGAGTTTAAAGGTGATTATAATGAAAGAAAGAGTAAGGTGAAATCTTTACCAGGAGCTGACTCGCCTACTGAGTTAGAGGCAAAAGCGGCGAAAATTCAAAAGGATTATCTTGATGGTAAAAGGTAA
- the traH gene encoding conjugal transfer pilus assembly protein TraH: MEDWMRIKLLSLFCGAVLGLSFSAAADVNGDMNNFFNKLGFASNTSQPQVWQGQAAGYASGGSLYARTQVKTIQLVSMTLPDINAGCGGIDAYLGSFSYINSEQLQRFAKQIMSNAAGYFFDLALQTTVPEIKTAKDFLQKMATDMNSMNLSSCQAAQGIVGGLFPRTQVAQQKVCQDIAGESNIFSDWAASRQGCTVGGKMDSVQDKASDKDKERVMKNINIMWNALSKNRLFDGNKELKEFIMTLTGTLIFGENSEITPLPARTTDQDLIRAMMEGGTAKIYHCNDSDKCLKVVADATVTITSNKALKSQISALLSSIQNKAVADEKLTDQEKGFISSTTIPVFKYLVDPQMLGVSNSLIYQLTDYIGYDILLQYIQELIQQARAMISTGNYPQSTMDMIMENLNQASVQIAAFQSRVQVQQDALLVVDRQMSYMRQQVSARMMTRYQNNYHFGGNL, encoded by the coding sequence ATGGAGGACTGGATGCGAATTAAACTTCTGTCACTCTTCTGCGGTGCCGTGCTTGGCCTGTCATTTAGCGCCGCCGCCGACGTGAATGGCGATATGAACAACTTCTTCAATAAGCTGGGCTTTGCGTCCAATACCAGCCAGCCGCAGGTCTGGCAGGGACAGGCTGCGGGTTATGCCTCCGGCGGTTCGCTGTATGCCAGAACGCAGGTGAAAACGATCCAGCTGGTCAGCATGACGCTCCCTGATATTAATGCCGGCTGCGGAGGGATTGATGCCTATCTGGGGTCATTCAGCTATATCAACAGCGAGCAGCTGCAGAGGTTCGCAAAACAAATCATGAGCAACGCCGCGGGGTACTTTTTTGATCTCGCTTTGCAAACCACGGTACCGGAGATTAAAACCGCAAAGGACTTCCTTCAAAAGATGGCCACTGACATGAACAGCATGAACCTCAGTTCCTGCCAGGCTGCTCAGGGAATTGTGGGTGGCCTGTTTCCTCGTACCCAGGTCGCTCAACAAAAGGTCTGCCAGGACATTGCCGGTGAAAGCAATATCTTTTCGGACTGGGCCGCCTCGCGCCAGGGTTGTACGGTGGGCGGCAAGATGGACAGCGTCCAGGATAAGGCCAGCGATAAAGACAAAGAACGTGTGATGAAAAACATCAACATCATGTGGAATGCCTTATCGAAGAACCGGCTCTTCGACGGCAATAAGGAGCTGAAGGAATTCATCATGACGCTCACCGGTACGCTGATTTTCGGGGAGAACAGTGAAATCACGCCGCTGCCGGCACGCACCACTGACCAGGATCTGATTAGAGCCATGATGGAGGGCGGCACGGCTAAAATCTACCACTGCAATGATTCGGATAAGTGTCTTAAGGTCGTTGCTGATGCGACCGTGACCATCACTTCCAATAAAGCGCTAAAAAGCCAGATTTCCGCTTTGTTAAGCAGTATCCAGAATAAAGCAGTGGCTGATGAAAAACTGACGGATCAGGAGAAAGGGTTTATCTCCAGCACCACCATTCCGGTATTCAAATACCTGGTCGATCCGCAGATGCTCGGGGTGTCTAACTCACTTATTTACCAGCTGACGGACTATATCGGCTACGACATCCTGCTGCAGTACATTCAGGAACTTATCCAGCAGGCCCGGGCGATGATTTCAACCGGTAATTATCCCCAGTCGACAATGGATATGATCATGGAAAACCTCAATCAGGCGAGTGTCCAGATTGCCGCTTTTCAGTCCCGTGTTCAGGTTCAGCAGGACGCCTTGCTTGTGGTTGACAGACAAATGAGTTACATGCGCCAGCAGGTCTCTGCCCGCATGATGACCCGCTACCAGAATAACTATCATTTTGGGGGGAATCTGTAA
- the trbF gene encoding F-type conjugal transfer protein TrbF has translation MNKYIRSTGLYAFLFPASLKDSGQTAAEKIEQLKPEFIHRERRLEIYLELFIVFLTAGALLLWIMRFLFNICVDDWIASGDLRVKDLWNIMMYAIPYALIAVGVGFFVAGVTLAIRNFFSYHLKTLFILRNDRVKKNAVRNGGLDAN, from the coding sequence ATGAACAAATATATACGTTCGACGGGACTGTACGCGTTTTTATTTCCAGCAAGTTTAAAGGACTCCGGGCAGACAGCAGCCGAAAAAATAGAACAACTGAAGCCGGAATTTATCCACCGGGAAAGGCGTCTGGAAATCTATCTGGAATTATTCATTGTGTTTCTCACTGCAGGTGCTCTGCTGTTATGGATAATGAGATTTTTATTTAATATCTGCGTGGATGACTGGATAGCCAGCGGCGACCTGCGAGTAAAAGACCTGTGGAATATTATGATGTACGCCATCCCTTATGCGCTGATTGCTGTTGGGGTGGGGTTCTTTGTTGCCGGAGTGACATTAGCGATCCGCAATTTTTTCAGTTATCACCTGAAGACCCTTTTTATTCTGAGAAATGACAGAGTTAAAAAGAATGCTGTGCGTAATGGAGGACTGGATGCGAATTAA
- the trbB gene encoding type-F conjugative transfer system pilin assembly thiol-disulfide isomerase TrbB, translating to MKNSLMNLAKTPLAALALSLALAGMAHAGTLDEVKSLWDPRGISGTETASPQSDTPQAVSGASQPRWLRLSNGKQVDLRDWKVVLFMQGHCPYCHKFDPVLKQLAGQYGFSVFSYTIDGQGDDAFPEALPAPPDVMQTFFPNIPVATPTTFLVNVNTLAAYPILQGATDAQGFMARVDTVFQMMH from the coding sequence GTGAAAAACAGCCTGATGAACCTCGCTAAGACGCCGCTGGCGGCACTGGCTCTTTCCCTTGCACTGGCCGGGATGGCACATGCGGGAACGCTCGATGAGGTGAAGTCGCTCTGGGATCCGCGGGGTATCTCCGGTACTGAAACGGCCTCCCCGCAGAGCGACACTCCCCAGGCGGTGAGCGGGGCATCTCAGCCACGCTGGTTACGACTCAGCAACGGAAAGCAGGTGGACCTGCGCGACTGGAAAGTGGTGCTGTTCATGCAGGGACACTGTCCCTACTGTCATAAATTTGACCCGGTGCTGAAGCAGCTGGCCGGACAGTATGGCTTCTCCGTGTTCTCTTACACCATTGACGGACAGGGTGATGACGCGTTTCCGGAAGCGCTGCCGGCGCCTCCTGACGTGATGCAGACCTTTTTCCCCAATATCCCGGTGGCGACCCCGACTACGTTTCTGGTGAACGTAAACACGCTGGCAGCGTACCCGATCCTGCAGGGCGCCACGGATGCACAGGGCTTTATGGCCAGAGTGGATACGGTATTTCAGATGATGCATTAG
- the traQ gene encoding type-F conjugative transfer system pilin chaperone TraQ has translation MRNIRFPDLDITGMWVLAVGVFFHLIARLVRKQPELAVQAGEIFGLGMVVFGGYRILNALIAEAEKEEKACEKQPDEPR, from the coding sequence ATGCGAAATATTCGTTTTCCGGATTTAGATATCACCGGGATGTGGGTGCTGGCCGTGGGCGTGTTTTTCCACCTGATAGCCAGGCTTGTCAGAAAACAGCCTGAGCTGGCCGTCCAGGCCGGGGAAATCTTCGGGCTGGGTATGGTGGTGTTCGGGGGATACCGCATTCTAAACGCCCTGATTGCTGAAGCCGAAAAAGAGGAGAAAGCCTGTGAAAAACAGCCTGATGAACCTCGCTAA
- the traF gene encoding type-F conjugative transfer system pilin assembly protein TraF → MRTIHAAMLAGCLCCALMPAFAKDAGWQWYNEKLKPHDEERKAAPAAPPPQMDILEKLATLQAATKRSLYEAILYPSSENFVKYFRLQNYWTQQAGLFSMSAKKAMLENPELDYNLQHSYYNGTVKNQLAADYAEQRQAISTLAQHYGVMFFYRGREAIDGQLVQVIKNFRETYGLSVIPVSVDGVINPMLPDSRTDQGQAEQLGVKFFPAMMLVNPKSGQVKPLSYGFISQDDLAKQFLYVSSDFKPNF, encoded by the coding sequence ATGCGAACAATACATGCCGCCATGCTGGCGGGATGCCTTTGCTGCGCCCTGATGCCGGCTTTCGCCAAAGACGCGGGCTGGCAGTGGTACAACGAGAAACTTAAGCCCCATGATGAGGAAAGGAAAGCCGCACCAGCGGCACCACCGCCGCAAATGGATATTCTGGAGAAACTCGCCACACTCCAGGCGGCCACCAAACGGTCGTTGTACGAAGCCATTCTGTATCCATCGTCTGAAAACTTCGTTAAGTATTTCCGGCTGCAGAACTACTGGACGCAGCAGGCAGGTTTGTTCTCGATGAGTGCGAAGAAAGCGATGCTGGAAAACCCCGAACTCGATTACAACCTGCAGCACAGCTACTACAACGGCACGGTAAAAAACCAGCTCGCTGCCGACTATGCCGAACAGCGACAGGCTATCTCCACCCTCGCACAGCACTACGGCGTGATGTTCTTCTACCGGGGCCGGGAAGCGATCGATGGCCAGCTGGTCCAGGTGATTAAAAATTTTCGCGAAACCTATGGCCTGAGCGTGATACCGGTGTCGGTTGACGGAGTGATTAACCCCATGCTGCCCGATAGCCGGACGGACCAGGGCCAGGCAGAGCAGCTTGGCGTGAAGTTCTTCCCCGCGATGATGCTGGTTAACCCGAAAAGTGGCCAGGTGAAGCCTCTCAGTTACGGCTTTATCAGTCAGGACGACCTGGCGAAACAGTTCCTCTATGTCTCCAGCGACTTTAAACCGAATTTCTAA
- the trbE gene encoding conjugal transfer protein TrbE yields MKINFHKQPAIDFALRLTLTVIIISPVIYFSWDAVKGTSGSDYVESVVFIVAVGFFWFVSYLFFSSLAALLRKKTEEE; encoded by the coding sequence ATGAAAATTAATTTTCACAAACAGCCTGCCATTGATTTTGCCCTGAGATTAACGCTGACAGTAATCATTATTTCACCGGTGATTTATTTCTCCTGGGATGCCGTCAAAGGGACGTCGGGTAGTGATTATGTCGAGAGTGTGGTTTTTATTGTTGCGGTTGGTTTTTTCTGGTTCGTGAGCTATCTCTTTTTTAGTTCGCTTGCCGCGTTGTTACGGAAAAAGACGGAGGAAGAATGA
- the traN gene encoding type-F conjugative transfer system mating-pair stabilization protein TraN, whose translation MKTVISVLTAHFFVLSAFIWLASPACADSGSDYKAGSDFAKQVQGNGLNSLKNFSGEQNLPGYTDNPDQTKYYGGVTASGDSSLKSDSALEFSQGDTGKTITESFTNRPPDQISQDAPFIQAAKDTESRADSIVGDTGQSCTAQVVNRSEFTNHTCERDLQVENFCTREATLKDNATTQKVNRTYQQVVTLNYARSTRQWSGNLTIPTNGRLLNASVDGEPLVIPWIEECDSEGKVRDSCKSAVSESLTLFERTFPIDVISWPRSESMCSGGQNTHCTKYTYDGKGKIHQSFGVDKAVTAGQNFSVSKTSRTVSSGSQKPVQVTVTLVMEETETVYAPEVVWVESCPFSKDEGKKTGEECISPGGTRTITLGGRDYSFTEACWKYKDTWLTQPADSGSCEILMKNTACTLSSRQCAFSSEEGTCLHEYATYSCETRTSGKQMICGGDVFCLDGECDKATSGKSNDFGQAVSELAALAAAGKDVAALNGVDVRAFTGKAKFCKKFAAGFSNCCKDSGWGQDVGLARCSSEEKALAKAKKDKLTVSIGEFCSKKVLGICLEKKRSYCQFDSKLAQIVQQQGRNGQLHIGFGGASSPDCRGITTAELQGIDFNKLDFTNFMDDLMKNQKIPENDVLTNKTKERIKEIMSQQSAQ comes from the coding sequence ATGAAGACGGTTATTTCCGTGCTGACCGCGCATTTTTTTGTCCTGAGCGCCTTCATCTGGCTGGCATCCCCCGCCTGCGCTGACAGTGGAAGTGACTATAAAGCCGGTTCGGATTTTGCGAAACAGGTGCAGGGCAATGGTCTGAACTCACTAAAAAATTTCAGTGGTGAGCAAAACCTGCCGGGGTATACCGACAACCCGGATCAGACAAAATACTACGGCGGCGTCACTGCCAGCGGAGACAGCTCTCTGAAAAGCGATTCAGCCCTGGAGTTCAGCCAGGGAGATACCGGCAAAACGATTACGGAGTCGTTCACGAACCGGCCACCGGATCAGATATCTCAGGATGCGCCGTTTATTCAGGCCGCAAAGGATACAGAATCCCGTGCCGACAGCATTGTCGGTGATACCGGACAGTCCTGTACCGCCCAGGTTGTGAACCGCAGCGAGTTCACAAACCATACCTGCGAACGTGATCTGCAGGTGGAAAATTTTTGCACACGGGAAGCGACCCTGAAGGATAACGCCACCACGCAGAAAGTTAACCGAACCTATCAGCAGGTGGTGACGCTGAATTATGCCCGGAGTACCCGGCAATGGAGTGGCAACCTGACGATCCCGACCAACGGTCGTCTGCTGAATGCCTCGGTGGATGGTGAGCCTCTGGTGATCCCCTGGATTGAAGAATGCGATTCCGAAGGGAAGGTGCGGGATAGCTGCAAGAGTGCAGTCAGTGAAAGCCTGACCCTCTTTGAACGAACGTTCCCCATAGATGTGATCAGCTGGCCACGTTCAGAATCGATGTGTTCAGGCGGTCAGAACACGCATTGTACGAAATATACCTATGACGGGAAGGGGAAGATTCATCAGTCGTTTGGTGTGGACAAAGCGGTTACTGCAGGGCAGAACTTTTCAGTAAGCAAAACATCACGGACCGTATCATCGGGTAGCCAGAAACCCGTACAGGTCACGGTCACCCTGGTGATGGAAGAAACCGAAACCGTCTACGCACCTGAAGTCGTCTGGGTTGAAAGCTGTCCGTTCAGTAAGGATGAAGGAAAAAAAACGGGGGAGGAATGTATCAGTCCGGGAGGAACGCGAACCATCACCCTCGGAGGCAGGGATTACTCGTTCACGGAAGCCTGCTGGAAATATAAGGATACCTGGCTCACGCAGCCGGCGGACAGCGGCTCCTGTGAAATCCTGATGAAAAATACGGCCTGTACTCTGTCATCCCGCCAGTGCGCCTTCTCCAGCGAGGAAGGCACGTGCCTGCATGAATATGCAACGTATTCCTGCGAAACCAGGACGAGTGGCAAGCAAATGATCTGCGGCGGTGATGTCTTCTGCCTTGATGGTGAATGTGACAAAGCCACGTCCGGGAAGAGCAATGACTTTGGGCAGGCGGTATCTGAGCTGGCGGCACTGGCAGCCGCGGGGAAGGACGTCGCGGCACTGAACGGGGTGGATGTCCGGGCCTTCACCGGAAAAGCGAAGTTCTGTAAGAAATTTGCTGCCGGCTTCAGTAACTGCTGCAAAGACAGCGGCTGGGGCCAGGATGTGGGGCTGGCACGCTGCAGCAGCGAGGAAAAGGCGCTGGCCAAAGCGAAAAAAGACAAGCTGACGGTCAGTATCGGGGAATTCTGCTCTAAAAAAGTTCTGGGTATTTGCCTGGAGAAAAAAAGGAGCTATTGCCAGTTCGACTCAAAACTGGCGCAGATCGTTCAGCAGCAGGGAAGAAACGGTCAGCTGCATATCGGTTTTGGCGGCGCCAGCAGTCCTGACTGTCGGGGCATTACCACCGCGGAACTCCAGGGGATTGATTTTAACAAGCTTGATTTCACCAACTTTATGGACGACCTGATGAAAAATCAAAAAATACCGGAAAACGATGTTCTCACCAATAAGACCAAGGAACGAATTAAGGAAATCATGAGTCAGCAATCCGCGCAATAA
- the trbC gene encoding type-F conjugative transfer system pilin assembly protein TrbC, translating into MKLMNLFMVMLLLTGRAVLAETSSVTDREWLKQQENLSEQLRQHPDKQLQQELEAQINRNPLPKSDRQFIDNLVSQQKAANQEKPAEGALYFVSFSIPEEGLKRMLHETRQYGIPATLRGLVNNDMKTTTDAVLQLVKDGVTDGVQIDPTLYTQYSIRSVPSLVVRCQAGYDVVRGNIHVKQALEKVAQTGDCAQVARQMLDAPSNAAGSQP; encoded by the coding sequence ATGAAATTAATGAATCTGTTTATGGTCATGCTTTTGCTGACCGGACGAGCAGTGTTGGCTGAAACCTCCTCTGTTACAGACAGAGAATGGCTGAAGCAGCAGGAGAACCTCAGCGAACAGCTGCGCCAGCATCCGGATAAACAGCTGCAGCAGGAGCTTGAGGCGCAAATCAACCGTAATCCTCTGCCCAAATCAGACCGCCAGTTTATCGATAATCTGGTCAGCCAGCAGAAAGCGGCGAATCAGGAAAAGCCAGCAGAAGGGGCGCTGTACTTTGTCTCCTTCTCGATACCTGAAGAGGGGCTGAAGCGGATGCTGCACGAAACCCGGCAGTACGGCATTCCGGCGACACTGCGTGGGCTCGTCAATAACGACATGAAGACCACCACTGACGCGGTGCTGCAGCTGGTGAAGGATGGCGTGACCGACGGAGTGCAGATCGACCCGACACTATATACGCAGTACAGCATCCGGAGTGTGCCGTCTCTGGTGGTACGGTGTCAGGCCGGGTATGACGTGGTACGCGGTAACATTCACGTCAAACAGGCGCTGGAGAAAGTGGCACAAACCGGTGACTGCGCACAGGTGGCCCGGCAGATGCTTGATGCGCCCTCGAATGCCGCCGGGAGCCAGCCATGA